The following proteins are co-located in the Fluviicola sp. genome:
- a CDS encoding Crp/Fnr family transcriptional regulator, whose protein sequence is MKTSDLIALIEENQLVEKTVAIERNEFLKTEGSTDTNIYFVEEGSLRVYVMDEDEERTIRFGYQNNILVSLDSFLTEKPSGFVIQALKKTRVKVIPKKPFMEFIYRDEHTLRLWAKILEDLVIQQIEREKDLLTASPKERYERVLKRSPILFQEISNRHIANYLRMTPETLSRLKKS, encoded by the coding sequence ATGAAGACTTCAGATTTGATCGCGTTGATTGAAGAAAACCAATTGGTGGAAAAAACGGTTGCGATCGAACGCAATGAATTCCTGAAAACGGAAGGAAGTACCGATACCAATATTTATTTCGTGGAAGAGGGTAGTTTGCGCGTGTATGTGATGGATGAAGACGAAGAACGCACCATCCGGTTCGGGTATCAGAACAATATCCTGGTTTCACTGGATTCGTTCCTGACTGAAAAGCCCTCGGGATTCGTGATCCAGGCATTGAAAAAAACACGGGTGAAAGTCATTCCTAAAAAACCGTTCATGGAATTCATTTACCGGGATGAACATACGCTGCGATTGTGGGCGAAAATTCTGGAAGACCTGGTGATTCAGCAAATTGAGCGGGAAAAAGACTTATTGACCGCATCTCCGAAAGAACGCTATGAACGAGTATTGAAACGAAGTCCGATCCTGTTCCAGGAAATTTCAAACCGGCATATTGCAAATTATTTGAGAATGACCCCCGAAACACTTTCACGTTTGAAAAAGTCTTGA
- a CDS encoding DinB family protein codes for MKVQTEVLVTDLLNRTNQLIREAEELKTKPEEALNYKEHAESWSVLECLEHLNLYGRFYLPEIKKRITASSSASEPVFKSGWLGNYFANSMLPKEKLNKMKTFKNMNPLNSKLDKKVIDEFIIQQREMLQLLEASRKVSLNKTRTAISISKLIKLKLGDTFRFVIYHNQRHMVQALRLRSVTLLQNQ; via the coding sequence ATGAAAGTACAGACGGAAGTATTGGTGACCGACCTTCTAAACAGAACGAACCAATTGATCAGGGAAGCAGAAGAGCTTAAAACAAAACCGGAAGAAGCGCTGAATTACAAAGAACACGCTGAAAGCTGGAGCGTATTGGAATGCCTGGAACACCTGAATTTATACGGCCGTTTTTACCTTCCTGAAATAAAGAAACGGATTACTGCTTCATCTTCTGCCTCCGAGCCTGTTTTCAAAAGCGGCTGGCTGGGAAACTATTTTGCCAACAGCATGCTTCCGAAGGAGAAACTGAACAAGATGAAAACCTTCAAAAACATGAATCCGTTAAACAGCAAACTGGATAAAAAAGTGATCGATGAATTTATCATTCAGCAACGGGAAATGCTGCAGTTACTGGAGGCTTCGCGGAAAGTCAGCCTGAACAAAACCCGGACAGCGATCAGTATTTCGAAGCTGATCAAATTGAAATTGGGAGATACGTTCCGTTTTGTGATCTACCACAATCAACGGCATATGGTGCAGGCACTTCGACTACGCTCAGTGACCTTGCTCCAAAACCAATAA
- a CDS encoding tRNA-binding protein produces the protein MNNNTLTWDEFMHVEMRVGTVVSAEIFAEVRNPAYKITIDFGEFGLRKTSAQVTALYTPEELIGKQVVAVINFPPKQIANMMSECLVLGGIGENKEVTLLQPERPVKNGTRIG, from the coding sequence ATGAACAACAACACCCTCACCTGGGACGAATTTATGCACGTGGAAATGCGCGTCGGAACGGTCGTTTCAGCAGAAATATTCGCGGAAGTACGCAATCCCGCATACAAGATCACGATCGATTTCGGGGAATTCGGCCTGCGGAAAACTTCCGCACAAGTCACTGCATTGTATACCCCGGAAGAACTAATCGGGAAACAAGTGGTTGCCGTGATTAATTTCCCGCCCAAACAAATTGCCAACATGATGAGCGAATGCCTCGTACTGGGCGGAATCGGGGAAAACAAGGAAGTGACTTTGCTGCAACCGGAACGACCTGTGAAAAACGGAACGCGAATCGGGTGA
- a CDS encoding manganese catalase family protein: MFYHVKELQFKARVSKPDPRFARLLLEQFGGPNGELKAAMQYFVQAFGCKKPYPDKYDMLMDIATEEFSHLEIVGATIQMLLTGVNGELKNAADESDLNKMLDGTAAKETYIHDALVDPHFFLVSGGTPALTDSNGNPWSATYIMGMGDPTVDMRENIAAEATAKLVYENLMKFTDDPYVKETLRFLMTREVAHLQMFEAALDSIQPNFPPGILQSDPKFSNKYFNMSDGNNFSGPWNEGLSPEMKEQWQVVEDPVQHVRETDGLLNEEIIGTDRTEKSVQKANKALSAERREEANKAAQPSAEGVLDWSDDPVQSPKEKKSSQKNRIVKTQRCVFSGRIVLF, translated from the coding sequence ATGTTCTATCATGTAAAAGAGCTTCAATTTAAGGCCAGGGTTTCCAAGCCTGATCCGCGTTTTGCGCGTTTGCTACTGGAACAATTCGGAGGGCCGAACGGTGAATTAAAAGCCGCGATGCAATATTTCGTGCAGGCTTTCGGATGCAAAAAACCGTATCCGGACAAGTACGATATGCTCATGGATATTGCTACCGAAGAGTTCAGTCATTTGGAAATTGTAGGTGCTACAATCCAGATGCTGCTAACGGGTGTGAACGGTGAACTGAAAAATGCCGCAGATGAATCCGATCTCAACAAGATGCTGGACGGAACAGCGGCTAAGGAAACTTACATCCACGATGCTTTGGTGGATCCGCATTTCTTCCTGGTAAGCGGAGGAACACCGGCATTAACGGACAGCAACGGAAATCCCTGGTCGGCGACCTACATTATGGGAATGGGTGATCCGACAGTGGATATGAGGGAGAACATCGCCGCGGAAGCAACAGCCAAACTCGTTTATGAAAACCTGATGAAATTTACCGACGATCCGTATGTGAAAGAAACCCTGCGTTTCCTGATGACCCGGGAAGTGGCTCACTTGCAAATGTTCGAGGCAGCACTGGACAGCATTCAGCCGAACTTTCCTCCGGGCATCCTGCAAAGTGACCCGAAATTCAGCAACAAGTATTTCAATATGTCCGACGGAAATAATTTCTCAGGCCCATGGAATGAAGGCTTAAGCCCGGAAATGAAAGAACAATGGCAGGTTGTTGAAGATCCCGTGCAGCATGTAAGAGAAACCGATGGTTTGCTGAACGAAGAAATCATAGGAACGGACCGTACCGAAAAATCGGTTCAAAAAGCCAATAAAGCTTTGAGTGCCGAGCGCAGAGAAGAAGCGAACAAAGCTGCCCAGCCATCGGCGGAAGGGGTACTCGATTGGTCTGATGATCCTGTACAGAGCCCGAAAGAAAAGAAATCCAGTCAAAAAAATAGGATAGTAAAAACGCAACGATGCGTCTTTTCGGGGCGCATCGTTTTATTCTAA
- a CDS encoding S41 family peptidase, with product MKKLFAWVMIGAMVMSLRLPNPPEQTSDTPLWMRYPVISPDGKTIVFTYKGDIYQVPATGGTAVPVTLSEAYDFMPVFSPDGKTIYFASDRYGNFDVFSVPLTGGSTKRLTFHSSNDYPQCVSPDGKRIVFTASRVDNAAMSQFPYGALGEIYSVGIDGGREKQELSITAENIKWNKNGSKMIFHDKKGYEDAWRKHHQSSVTRDIWMYEKSGDKFTKLTEFAGEDRNPVWSNDESSIYYLSEKSGSYNVWKMNPNAPASATQVSKFDKNPVRFLSISENNTLCYGYDGEIYTQKDGSNPEKVNIRINTEDRNADIQNKVETGGAGEIAVSSNGKEVVFTSHGDVFAVSLENGVTKQITNTPEEERNVSFSPDGKAILYASERNKIWGIYQTTMTRKEDSYFYASTLLKEEALVVTENESFQPQYSPDGKEIAFLENRTGVSVYNIASKKIRNVLPETKNYSYSDGDQTFNWAPDSKYILVSFLQDGNWHEQIGLVDVSGSKPMLELTQNGFSNGGPKFQMDGKAVLWFSNRDGMKNVASHGSQQDAYALFLDQNAYDLFKMKKADYELWKEQKEKNDKDKEKSKESAVADKKGKGEKADTTKKTEPLKIDMNGLMDRQVRLTEHSSFLQDAFLGPKGEKLYYLTPNEDGTNLYVRNFKEHETKILIPLKAGGVWSTSMDKEGKNIYAVIEGKLTRLDLEKGERKDIPFRAERTQDSYAERAYLFEHMWRQVKTKFYVTDLQGTDWNYYKTTYAKFLPHINNNYDFAEMCSELLGELNASHTGCRFYSRKENGDETAQLGVIFDETFTGTGLKIAEVLDKGPLVSSETKVKAGAIIEKIDGVEIKPELNYYPLLNRKSGKTVLLSIYDPASGKRWEEIIKPISAGAQNELLYQRWIKRMQAMTEKLSGGKLGYMHVRGMDDNSYREFYNQVMGKYINKEALIVDTRFNGGGWLHDDLATFLSGKQYINFVPRGQKIGIEPGSKWTKPSCVIMGEGNYSDAHMFPVVYKTLNIGKLVGMPVPGTGTAVWWENLQDNSLVFGIPQVGVMTMDGKYYENNQCEPDFKVANDYNTMLKGEDAQLKKAVDVLLGK from the coding sequence ATGAAGAAACTATTTGCTTGGGTCATGATTGGCGCGATGGTTATGAGCCTTCGCTTGCCAAACCCGCCGGAACAAACTTCCGACACGCCGTTATGGATGCGTTACCCGGTTATTTCCCCCGATGGAAAAACAATTGTATTTACCTATAAAGGAGATATCTACCAGGTTCCGGCAACCGGTGGAACAGCTGTTCCTGTTACATTAAGCGAGGCTTACGACTTTATGCCGGTTTTTTCGCCGGATGGAAAAACCATTTATTTCGCTTCCGACCGTTACGGGAATTTTGATGTGTTCTCCGTCCCTTTGACCGGCGGATCTACCAAAAGACTGACGTTCCATTCCAGCAATGATTATCCTCAATGTGTTTCACCGGATGGAAAACGGATCGTTTTTACCGCATCACGCGTAGATAATGCAGCAATGTCTCAATTCCCTTACGGAGCTTTGGGCGAGATTTATTCTGTTGGAATTGACGGAGGCCGCGAAAAGCAGGAACTTTCGATTACTGCTGAAAATATCAAATGGAATAAGAACGGATCGAAAATGATCTTCCACGACAAAAAAGGATACGAAGATGCGTGGAGAAAACACCACCAATCTTCTGTTACCCGCGACATATGGATGTATGAAAAAAGCGGTGACAAATTCACCAAACTGACCGAATTTGCCGGTGAAGACCGCAATCCGGTTTGGAGCAACGACGAAAGCAGCATTTATTATTTAAGTGAAAAAAGCGGTTCTTACAATGTTTGGAAAATGAATCCGAATGCACCGGCTTCGGCAACACAGGTTTCCAAATTCGATAAAAACCCGGTGCGTTTCCTTTCCATTTCGGAAAACAATACACTTTGCTACGGGTATGACGGAGAAATCTATACCCAAAAGGACGGATCGAATCCGGAAAAAGTAAACATCCGGATCAACACCGAAGACCGCAATGCAGATATTCAGAACAAAGTAGAAACCGGCGGAGCGGGAGAAATTGCTGTTTCATCGAACGGGAAAGAAGTCGTATTCACGAGCCACGGGGATGTTTTTGCAGTTTCCCTGGAAAACGGAGTTACGAAGCAAATTACCAATACTCCGGAAGAAGAACGAAACGTCAGTTTTTCACCGGACGGAAAAGCCATCCTGTATGCTTCCGAACGGAATAAGATCTGGGGAATCTACCAGACAACGATGACACGCAAAGAAGATTCCTATTTCTATGCTTCTACCCTTTTGAAAGAAGAAGCTCTGGTAGTAACCGAAAACGAATCTTTCCAGCCGCAATATTCCCCGGACGGAAAAGAAATTGCTTTCCTGGAAAACAGAACAGGAGTCAGCGTTTACAATATCGCAAGCAAGAAGATCCGCAATGTGCTTCCTGAAACAAAGAACTATTCTTACAGCGACGGCGACCAGACTTTCAACTGGGCTCCGGACAGCAAATACATCCTGGTTTCATTTTTACAGGACGGAAACTGGCACGAACAAATCGGGTTGGTAGATGTTAGCGGAAGCAAACCGATGCTGGAACTGACTCAGAACGGTTTCTCCAATGGCGGACCGAAATTCCAGATGGATGGAAAAGCTGTTCTATGGTTCTCTAACCGAGATGGGATGAAAAATGTGGCCAGTCATGGTTCGCAACAGGATGCTTATGCCCTGTTCCTGGACCAGAATGCTTACGACCTGTTTAAAATGAAAAAGGCAGATTACGAGCTTTGGAAGGAACAAAAAGAGAAAAACGATAAGGACAAAGAGAAATCCAAAGAATCTGCCGTGGCAGACAAAAAAGGAAAAGGTGAAAAAGCCGATACGACGAAGAAAACCGAACCTTTAAAAATCGACATGAACGGATTGATGGATCGCCAGGTTCGTTTGACAGAGCATTCTTCGTTCTTGCAGGACGCATTCCTTGGCCCGAAAGGTGAAAAACTGTACTACCTGACTCCGAACGAAGACGGAACGAATTTATATGTGCGCAACTTCAAGGAGCACGAAACCAAAATACTGATTCCTTTGAAAGCAGGTGGCGTGTGGAGTACTTCCATGGACAAAGAAGGAAAGAACATTTATGCTGTTATCGAAGGAAAACTGACCCGTCTGGACCTTGAAAAAGGAGAACGCAAGGATATTCCGTTCAGAGCGGAACGCACACAGGACAGTTATGCAGAACGCGCTTACTTGTTTGAGCACATGTGGAGACAGGTAAAAACGAAATTCTATGTAACCGATTTACAGGGAACAGACTGGAACTATTACAAAACAACGTATGCGAAATTCCTTCCTCATATCAATAACAACTACGACTTTGCAGAAATGTGCAGTGAGTTGTTGGGCGAATTGAACGCTTCCCACACAGGTTGCCGTTTCTATTCCCGGAAAGAAAATGGCGATGAAACAGCACAGCTCGGAGTAATCTTCGATGAAACGTTCACCGGAACAGGATTGAAAATCGCGGAGGTTTTGGATAAAGGGCCTTTGGTTAGTTCCGAAACAAAAGTAAAAGCAGGTGCCATTATCGAGAAAATCGACGGGGTGGAAATCAAACCTGAATTGAATTACTATCCGTTATTGAACCGCAAATCCGGTAAAACAGTTCTTCTTTCTATTTACGATCCTGCAAGTGGAAAACGCTGGGAAGAAATCATCAAACCAATTTCCGCCGGGGCACAGAACGAATTGCTTTACCAGCGCTGGATCAAGCGCATGCAGGCCATGACTGAAAAATTATCCGGAGGAAAACTGGGTTATATGCACGTACGCGGGATGGACGACAACAGCTACCGCGAGTTCTACAACCAGGTCATGGGGAAATACATCAACAAAGAAGCTTTGATCGTGGACACACGTTTCAACGGCGGAGGCTGGTTGCACGACGACCTGGCAACGTTCCTTTCCGGGAAACAATACATCAATTTTGTACCGCGCGGACAGAAAATCGGGATTGAGCCGGGCTCCAAATGGACTAAACCAAGCTGTGTGATCATGGGTGAAGGAAACTACTCCGATGCGCACATGTTCCCGGTTGTTTACAAAACGTTGAACATCGGGAAACTGGTCGGAATGCCGGTGCCGGGAACAGGAACTGCCGTTTGGTGGGAAAACCTGCAGGACAATTCACTCGTATTCGGAATTCCGCAGGTTGGTGTCATGACCATGGACGGAAAATACTACGAAAACAATCAGTGCGAACCGGATTTCAAAGTGGCAAACGACTACAACACCATGTTGAAAGGCGAAGATGCGCAATTGAAAAAGGCGGTCGATGTACTATTAGGAAAATAA
- a CDS encoding MBL fold metallo-hydrolase: MKHILFTILVVFSFSVKADDFKAHFINVGQADATLLEFSKGTVMIDAGGELHNIKSSRTSLGNYLTTFYQRRTDLKKTIDVLIITHNHYDHISLITDLSKNYTIKRIITSKFKLTKELKKAAKNEKIQLEFMDYRFMDSLMLKGYEVDLKNLVTAGTTIPKLTLYSGEISVKVKHTVNGHTFPPSNFSNPNNNSIVSKLVYGKTSMLFTGDLEHEGIEYLTAKYHNNLSLFDVDFYHVGHHGAENGTTKELLEIMTPKIALISAGDSTNRNGGSAWDHGHPRKSTLELLNTQASLANRNQPIKVHAYPSQEVAPAIIDLKKEVYCTCWTGTIVMLVDSNGKYTKQ; this comes from the coding sequence ATGAAACACATACTATTCACTATCCTGGTGGTTTTCAGTTTTTCCGTAAAAGCTGATGATTTCAAAGCACATTTTATCAACGTCGGGCAGGCTGATGCTACTTTACTCGAATTCAGCAAAGGAACCGTGATGATTGATGCCGGTGGAGAATTGCATAACATCAAATCAAGCCGCACTTCCCTGGGCAATTACCTCACAACATTTTACCAAAGAAGAACCGATCTGAAGAAAACCATTGATGTGCTCATCATTACTCACAACCATTACGACCACATCAGCCTGATCACTGATCTGTCAAAGAATTACACCATCAAACGGATCATCACTTCCAAATTCAAGCTTACCAAAGAACTGAAGAAAGCTGCAAAAAACGAAAAGATCCAGCTGGAATTCATGGATTATCGATTCATGGATAGCTTGATGCTCAAAGGCTATGAGGTCGACCTTAAAAACTTAGTCACCGCCGGTACCACCATCCCAAAACTGACACTTTATTCCGGTGAAATTTCTGTAAAAGTCAAGCACACCGTAAATGGTCATACCTTCCCTCCTTCCAACTTTTCGAACCCGAATAACAACTCCATCGTTTCCAAACTGGTTTATGGAAAAACATCCATGTTGTTTACCGGAGACCTGGAACACGAGGGCATCGAATACCTGACAGCGAAATACCACAACAACCTCTCATTATTTGATGTGGATTTCTACCACGTGGGGCATCACGGAGCTGAAAACGGTACAACGAAAGAATTGTTGGAGATCATGACGCCCAAAATTGCCCTGATCAGTGCCGGAGACAGCACCAACCGGAACGGCGGTTCAGCCTGGGATCATGGACATCCGAGAAAATCGACCCTGGAATTACTGAATACACAAGCTTCTTTAGCAAACCGGAATCAACCGATCAAAGTGCACGCATACCCCAGCCAGGAAGTAGCTCCGGCAATCATCGACCTGAAAAAAGAAGTTTACTGCACCTGCTGGACAGGAACTATTGTCATGCTCGTGGATTCAAACGGGAAATACACCAAACAGTAG
- a CDS encoding NAD(P)H-binding protein, with amino-acid sequence MKIIVTGSLGNISKPLAVELIAKGHDVTVISSKNAMIAEIEALGAKAAIGSVLDAAFLEKVFTGADAVYGMTPPNYGAADMMEYYKDVTNAYAEAIEGAGIKRFVYLSSYGADLEKGSGIILGSHFGENILSELEGVNTTFLRAGYLFYNLNNFMGMIKTQGIIGSNYGGEDKLVLVSPLDIATAVSEELTNLDSTHKIRYVVSDERTCNEVAKLIGEAIGKPDLQWLTFTDEQVKNTLLEHGMPESTVDMLVELGAGIHSGLLNSDYEKNEHATGKVKLPEFIREFAATYQQN; translated from the coding sequence ATGAAAATTATAGTAACAGGATCATTGGGAAACATCAGCAAACCGCTTGCTGTTGAACTGATCGCAAAAGGCCATGATGTAACGGTTATCAGTAGCAAAAACGCAATGATCGCCGAAATCGAAGCCCTGGGAGCAAAAGCGGCAATCGGATCGGTATTGGATGCCGCATTTTTGGAAAAAGTTTTCACCGGCGCGGATGCAGTTTATGGAATGACACCTCCCAACTACGGTGCAGCCGATATGATGGAATACTACAAAGACGTCACAAATGCTTATGCTGAAGCTATAGAAGGCGCAGGTATCAAACGTTTCGTATACCTCAGCAGTTATGGCGCTGATTTGGAAAAAGGCTCGGGAATTATTCTTGGCTCTCATTTCGGGGAAAATATCCTGAGCGAGCTCGAAGGAGTGAATACTACCTTTCTGCGCGCCGGTTACCTGTTCTACAACCTGAACAATTTTATGGGAATGATCAAGACGCAGGGCATCATTGGCAGCAATTATGGCGGGGAGGATAAATTGGTACTGGTTTCACCGCTTGACATTGCAACTGCAGTTTCCGAAGAACTCACCAACCTGGATTCCACTCATAAAATCCGGTATGTTGTCAGCGATGAACGCACCTGCAACGAAGTAGCAAAACTCATCGGAGAAGCTATTGGCAAACCGGACCTGCAGTGGCTTACTTTTACGGATGAACAGGTAAAAAACACCCTGCTGGAACATGGAATGCCTGAAAGCACCGTGGACATGCTGGTTGAATTGGGAGCGGGAATCCACAGCGGCTTGCTCAACAGCGATTACGAAAAGAACGAACATGCAACCGGAAAGGTGAAATTACCGGAATTCATCCGGGAATTTGCAGCTACATATCAGCAGAATTAA
- a CDS encoding DNA-formamidopyrimidine glycosylase family protein has product MRLFGAHRFILTAMPEGPSIVILKEEAWKFTGKKILTVSGNSKIDQERLEGQKVIAIQSWGKHFLICFTGFTLRIHFLLFGSYRIDEEKPDANPRLAFTFENGELNFYSCSVKFLEGDLDAHYDWSVDVMNDAWNPGKAKAKLKEHPEMLVCDALLEQDIFAGVGNIIKNEVLYRIKVHPESRVGKLPAKKLDEMIKEARIYSFQFLEWKKQFELKKHWLAHTKTWCLRCNLPIEKKQHLGIKKRRSFFCTNCQVLYA; this is encoded by the coding sequence ATGCGTCTTTTCGGGGCGCATCGTTTTATTCTAACAGCCATGCCAGAAGGTCCGTCCATAGTTATTCTGAAAGAAGAAGCCTGGAAATTTACGGGAAAGAAAATCCTGACCGTTAGCGGAAACAGTAAAATTGACCAGGAACGTCTTGAAGGTCAGAAAGTGATAGCAATACAAAGTTGGGGGAAACATTTCCTGATTTGTTTTACCGGTTTCACCCTGCGTATTCATTTCCTGCTGTTTGGCAGTTACCGCATTGATGAAGAAAAACCGGATGCAAATCCACGCCTGGCTTTTACTTTCGAGAACGGCGAATTGAATTTCTATTCCTGTTCGGTCAAATTCCTGGAAGGCGATCTGGATGCTCACTACGATTGGAGCGTGGATGTGATGAATGACGCCTGGAATCCGGGAAAAGCAAAAGCCAAACTCAAAGAACACCCGGAAATGCTGGTTTGTGACGCGCTTTTGGAACAGGATATTTTCGCAGGAGTGGGTAATATCATTAAGAACGAAGTCCTGTACCGGATTAAAGTCCATCCCGAATCACGTGTCGGAAAACTGCCGGCCAAAAAGCTGGATGAGATGATCAAAGAAGCACGCATTTACAGCTTCCAGTTCCTGGAGTGGAAAAAGCAATTCGAACTAAAAAAACATTGGCTGGCTCATACCAAAACCTGGTGTTTACGCTGCAATCTGCCCATTGAAAAAAAACAACACCTGGGTATTAAAAAACGTCGCAGTTTCTTCTGTACCAATTGCCAGGTTTTATATGCCTGA
- a CDS encoding plastocyanin/azurin family copper-binding protein, producing MKKFTQVMMMCVAPVAFGQTNYTINAQSMSWSPNDLTIDMGDSVTWVNNGSGSHNLNGTTATYPANPESFGMPTVGTTWTFGKRFNVPGIYMYRCDPHSSVMTGKVTVVDPSLGLGENTASAISFGPNPAGETITIQTKATDFNVVIYDMAGHQVLSENLKNKHEVNVSSLKQGTYVIEIRAEGMIVQDKFIKN from the coding sequence ATGAAGAAATTTACGCAAGTGATGATGATGTGTGTGGCGCCGGTAGCATTCGGGCAAACAAATTACACGATTAATGCACAGTCAATGTCCTGGTCGCCAAATGACCTGACAATTGACATGGGGGATTCTGTTACATGGGTCAACAATGGATCGGGTTCACACAACCTGAACGGAACTACTGCGACATATCCTGCAAATCCGGAATCTTTCGGAATGCCTACAGTTGGAACAACCTGGACATTCGGAAAGCGTTTCAATGTGCCGGGAATCTACATGTACCGTTGTGATCCGCATTCTTCGGTAATGACAGGAAAAGTAACAGTAGTTGATCCGAGTTTGGGATTAGGTGAAAACACTGCTTCTGCAATCAGTTTCGGGCCTAACCCTGCAGGAGAAACGATTACTATTCAAACGAAAGCAACGGATTTCAACGTGGTGATCTATGATATGGCTGGTCACCAGGTGTTGTCGGAAAATTTGAAAAACAAGCATGAAGTGAATGTTTCTTCGCTGAAACAAGGGACTTATGTGATTGAGATCCGTGCGGAAGGAATGATTGTTCAGGATAAGTTTATCAAGAACTAA
- a CDS encoding helix-turn-helix domain-containing protein codes for MPNQQPIRIKTISEYHQFMQLPKPDHPLVSVARFEDSKREYTEPASRIMDFYSIAVKRNFNVKIKYGQQEYDFDEGVLFCMSPGQVLKIEYDQTHKVENKGWNLVFHPDLLWNTPLAKTIKKYGFFDYSVNEALFLSPKEEETLIGIMQQIDQECRSNVDSFSQEVIIAQIELLLTYTDRFYHRQFLTRKASNHQILDQLEQLLSDYFNSDDLSSKGLPTVAYIAEKLNISPNYLSGLLKALTGQSTQQHIHEKLVEKAKEKLSTTALSVSEIAYAMGFEHPQSFSKFFKQKTDLSPQDFRRTFHS; via the coding sequence ATGCCGAATCAGCAGCCCATACGCATTAAGACGATCAGTGAATATCACCAGTTCATGCAATTGCCCAAACCCGATCATCCATTGGTAAGCGTGGCAAGATTTGAAGACAGCAAACGCGAATACACTGAGCCAGCGAGCAGGATCATGGACTTTTATTCCATTGCCGTTAAACGGAATTTCAATGTGAAAATAAAATACGGGCAGCAGGAGTACGATTTTGACGAGGGAGTCCTGTTTTGCATGTCGCCGGGACAAGTATTGAAGATTGAATACGACCAAACACACAAAGTAGAAAATAAAGGGTGGAACCTGGTATTCCACCCTGATTTGTTATGGAATACTCCTTTGGCCAAAACCATCAAAAAGTACGGATTTTTCGATTATTCGGTAAACGAAGCCTTATTCCTTTCGCCCAAAGAAGAAGAAACGCTGATCGGTATCATGCAACAGATCGACCAGGAATGCCGTTCCAATGTAGACAGTTTTAGCCAGGAAGTAATCATTGCCCAAATAGAACTGCTGTTGACCTATACGGATCGTTTTTATCACCGGCAATTCCTTACCCGGAAAGCCAGTAATCACCAAATCCTGGATCAGCTGGAGCAATTGCTTTCAGACTATTTCAACAGTGATGATCTAAGTTCTAAAGGTTTGCCAACGGTAGCCTATATTGCTGAAAAACTGAACATTTCGCCCAATTACCTGAGCGGTTTGCTCAAGGCTCTTACCGGGCAAAGTACCCAGCAGCATATCCATGAAAAACTGGTTGAAAAGGCCAAGGAAAAATTATCCACCACGGCTTTGTCGGTCAGTGAAATTGCCTACGCCATGGGATTTGAACACCCGCAGTCATTCAGCAAATTCTTCAAACAAAAAACAGATCTTTCGCCGCAGGATTTCCGCCGGACGTTTCATTCTTAA
- a CDS encoding nuclear transport factor 2 family protein: protein MTPKEVLEKWLQYFNEADSENIAELYAENAVNHQVANEPVIGKEAIKDMFKREFGSAEMVCIPENIFVDGEWAILEWKDPKEMRGCGFFHIQDGKIVFQRGYWDKLSFHRLYDIPLSIH from the coding sequence ATGACACCGAAAGAAGTTTTAGAGAAATGGCTTCAGTATTTCAATGAGGCGGATAGTGAGAATATTGCGGAATTGTACGCGGAAAATGCGGTGAATCACCAGGTGGCGAACGAACCGGTTATTGGTAAGGAAGCGATTAAAGACATGTTCAAACGCGAGTTTGGCAGTGCTGAAATGGTGTGCATCCCGGAGAATATTTTTGTGGACGGCGAATGGGCAATCCTGGAATGGAAAGATCCGAAGGAAATGCGCGGTTGCGGGTTCTTTCACATCCAGGACGGTAAAATTGTATTCCAGCGCGGATATTGGGACAAACTTTCCTTTCACCGGTTGTACGATATTCCTTTAAGTATTCATTAA